In the Prionailurus viverrinus isolate Anna chromosome A3, UM_Priviv_1.0, whole genome shotgun sequence genome, CGTTTTAATTTCATGTCTCAGAGCATACATTATTTAATCAAGAGGTGCTGGACAGAGATTGTAAAAAGGGAGGAAACATTTAGGATAAGAAACTGCCTCAATTCCATTAGGATTTGATCCTACCTTGTAAAGTCTTGCTAGGATAAATTTCTATCATACTTCTTTTGTGCTTACAAAAAACATTAACTTCTGAATTTCCAAtgttgtaaataaaaatttttacaattAAGTATGCATTCAATTGACACACAAGGCAACCAAATAATTGTCATCAACATTAGCATAATGTGTATTTCCTGTCACTGCACTAACATTAAACTAAACTTCAAACCACAAAAACATTGTGACTAACATTAAAAAGGCAAGCTGTAAGATACTCAAAGCTTATAAAGGACAAATTGCACATGGTTAAGATGGGACATCATTTGACAAGGGCTGGTGTTGTGCATACGGCTGCTTTTTTTTATAAGAAGGCCACCGGCAAACAGGGCAACAGTGTCGGCCCCCAGCCAACCACATCACAATGCAATTCTGATGGAACACATGACCACAAGGCAACCCCATTAGCAAACATCCGTTTTCAAAATTCTCTAGGCAAACAACACATTCAGTACAGTGCAGCATATCAGCAGGCCAAGTTAACCAATCAGGTTCCATATCTTCATTAGCATTATATAATCCATATGACCTCCCCTTCTTTTCGTATGGGCTGGTCTGACAATATTTATTGGCACATGAACAAGCCTCAGCATCACAGTGACTTGCTCTTCCTGGAGAATTGTGAACTATGCTTTGTTTATCTTCAAATACTTCCTTTTCACTGCTAAAAGTGTCTGTGCTCTCGCTGTCTGAGTCATTTTCAATATCTTGAGAACCCTCCGACATTTCCTCTTCAGACTGGACTCCAAGACATTTAAATCGCCACATTGgcaaatttttaatgtaatcagTTGGTATCAGAGGGTGAAGCCAAAGGTCAGGGAAAGCTAACCGCTCCAAGAATAAGTCAGGGTCTTCGTCCCAATCAGATTCTATAGGAAAGTTCTGAAAAGAAGCAATCGGGTGGAAGAGGTAGCTGGTGTACCAGTCCCACAGACTTGATAACCATTCTAAGTTATTGGCATTGACTTCATCATTGTTGCTGTTGCGCCGTCTCTTCTTCTCAAAGTAATCAATTAGTAAACCATGTCCAAGGTACGTACTGAGAAATAGGGCCGGGTGGGAAGAATAGAACATCCAGTCTGCCCTTACCCATGAAGCCAGTGTGGTTGTATTAGAATATCGCAACAATTTTAAGCTATATTCATAAAAGCTATCTAAGTAAGGGAGCTGTAAAAAGCCCAACACAGGTAGCCAGGAAATAATTAACAGAGAGTTGTATGTCCCTAAAGTGCTTATGAGAACCACAAATCGCTTTATGGTTGCTCCTTGTGTGATAAATAAGTCCATCCAAGCCATAAGATTAACTAGAACCAAGCTCAAAACAAACAGATCATTTACTTCAGGTTGTAATGAGCGCAAAAATGAATCCATGGCCTGAAGGGATATAAATTCACCTGTGTGATTTCCATATCTGTAAATTCCTTCAGGAGTTCTAAGAATGTATGATGGCATGTTATATACACCAATATCTGTCATAAAACTCTTATTGTCCCAATTTtccacattaacaaaaataaactccactCTTCCGGTAAACTTTATACTTAGTGCAGAGAAGAAAGCTGGGGGTTGGTCAAGGTTTGCAAATAGGTATATTTTTACCCAATATCGATCGCTTTTATTCCATTCTTCTTTCAAATGTTCAGCATTATAAATGGTTTTGATCCGAGAAGCTGCATGAGCAGTTATCCACTTAAAAATGTGCTCCACTTCAATCTTGCGTCCGCTGTATTCTTTAAGCATGACTTTCCCTTTAGAAGTGCTCGTTTGTGGGACAGACATAATGAGTGTAGATCGCAACCAGCCTCTTCTCCTGCAGTATCTGTAAGAGAGCAAACCAGAAGGAACAACTAGGCTGGTAGATCAGCTAGCTTGCTCATCTTCACTGTTGTGCACCTTGTTTCCCCCTAACAAATTTCTTTAGCACCTGAAAGATACGCTTTCCCCCAAACCAAATAACTTCCAAATAATCAAAGTAGTGCCAATACCTGGCAGTTGTACAAGAACAAAAGCAAgctctctttttgttgttattgtgcttgtttgtttttgcttcatatCTCTGTATTTCTAGTCTTTTGAGGAATAGCCTTTAGtcagggaaatcagaaaatacttcaGCATCTATTATGTACCTACTACTGTATTATGTGCTTATAGGATCTAAagataataggaaaataattcctgctcacagaaaattgaaaatactattaaggaaacaaaatagaagTATAAAGCTATATATATTCAATTACTAAATAAtgtaaaagttcaaaaaaaaggaataaggagAGTTTGAGTTGGTGAAGATTTCATGAAAGGTTTGGGAATTGAATGAGGAGGTCTTGAAGGTGGTTAGATTCACATGGGCAGAGAAAGACTAGGTTACCCTACATGCCAAGTCCCTGACTCGAATGCAAGATGCTTGAGGGGAGGAGCCATGCTGTGCCCATGTATTAACCCAAGCCCTCACCAATACCTGCCCCACACAGGCACTGCTACAAAGTAATCCATATAAAAACTCACCTAGGAAAGACCAAGTCCCATACTTTTTTGTATTCTCTCATCTCTTTAATGAAAATCATGAGGATGAGCATTTAATACAGATGAAACAATGTTTTCAGATTAAGAAGAGATTCGGTCCAAGGATGAGTACACACAGAAGaatttaactaaaattaaatcaCTTGTTTAGATTTATCCAGTGTGGTCATGACTCCAATCCTTTGGAAATGGACAAGTTCTTGCTATACTACTTGTGACAtcactctctccctaaaaaactAGATGAGGAATGAAAGGAAAtgctggaaaataaaaacagctgtTGTAGGACAGTGTAGAGATTATAAgtgaaacattttccttttttaaaaatagtattttctaaaAACCTACCATAtggaattttatgatatgtaaatttaCCTCAATAaggttggaaaaaagaaaatctaccaTGCAGATAATTTGTTCATTATAGATTTGTAATTGGATGGTTATAAATACTCAATTTCTTATTTTGCTATTCTAAATACTGATATAAAAATCATAAGTGTTATGCTTTACTTAGTAAGCAtggattacattttatttaaacaagCACACTACACATTTACATGATCAGACTGAAAGTCTCGACATGTCAAAAAGTTTCATGATGACAATACAATTAATTGCATCTCAGGAATTTTGTGTATAACCTAAGGTAAGTGAAGACAGCATGTTATGTCATAAAGACAAGGTTAAGTAATGACTCTGAGAAACTATCTGGGTGACTCAGAATCACAGACCCCAATTCAGCTTCTTGTTGAGTTGATATACTTCCTTAACAAGATAGATTCCATTAATGTCAAtattggttttttcttttcttttttttttttttaaagtttattttgagagaaaagagaggagggcagagagagaggaagagagagagaatcccaagcagcctctgcactgtcaacgcagagtccgatgcagggctcaaactcacatcagccgattaaccaactgagctacccaggtgccccaatatcaaCATTGCTTTCAGTGAAATGGATTGAGAATTATGAATTCCtacaaagaaaatatcttctaTCCCTTAACACTGTATTTGTATAATGCAAGTAATTCATTGACATGAATTCTATTTTTCCCCTCTACTCCCAAAAGCAACAAGTCAAATAGGTACTTGCCTTATTTACATCTTAAAAAGCTTTAAGTAgctttaattcttaaatttcatatgatACTTGTGATGACACATTTCTGCTCTTGGTCatcctttctatctttctataACTACCTCAGGGAATATTGGCTTCTTAGTGCCATAAATTAAATGACAATTTTTGTGACAGAAAACCTTATTGTGCAAAACAGTCAAAGAAAGTCTTAGTGTACACATTTCTTCATGTAAGAAAACAAATGTATTCCGCGCTTTCAGTTCAGAATTAAGTGACAGCTTTAAGGTTTATCTTTCCAGATAGAATCTAAGAgtaccaaggaaaagaaaatgtcatatgGTCATCATATATCTTTTGAATTCAATCAGGTTttcctgactttaaaaaaaaacctctaatacttatttttaaaaattttttaaatgcttattcatttctgagagacagagagagacagagcatgagtggggaaggggcagagaagggagagcatgaatgggaaaggggcagagaagtgagacacagaatctgaagcaggctccaggctctgagctgtcagtacagagcctgatgcgggagtcaaacccacaaaccgtgagattatgacctgaactgaagtcggtggcttaactgactgagccacctaggtgccctaaaACTCTAATACTTATAAACACCAGGCTACTTATATTTACCTAAACACTGGTCTGAAGAAGTCTAATAAACAAAAGTATATCatatcaattttaaaattctactgctaaacagaaataaagactaatgtacatatttttaaaaataattttacattaccTTATACTGATATAAAAACTTTTACTGCCAAttcaaaaaaacacttttttaaaaattcaaataaattcaaTGACAATACCATGAAAATAACTTCTAGTTCTTAAAGTAAACCTTTTGAGATCTCTTAGAGAATCTGAAGActaaaaatgatagaaaacagTGAGTTTGCTACTCCAGTTTCTCGCGTGGGATGTGTACTTAAAAAGAAAcgttagtggggtgcctgggtagctcagtcagttaagtgttcaactccagctcaggtcatgatctcacggttcgtgggttcaaaccccgcatcaggttctgtgctaacagctcagagcctggagcctatttcagattctgtgtctccctctctctctgcccctctcccactcgcgctctgtctctgtctcaaacattaaaaaaatatttttttttaaaggaacattattatttgtttacataaTGTGGTTTCTTCAGACAAAGTCATTGCCCTCCCTGGCCGTCCAGGTTCACTGTCCAATCTCCCCgttattttcccttctctgcttatTCCACAGGCCCCCTGCCCTTCTACTCTCACCATAGGTCCTCCTGATCCCTGTTTGCCACTCAGCTCTTACAATTCCAATGTTCTCCATCTGCTCTTTACTATCCCCCATCTTTCCAGCCGCCCAAAGACACACCCCACCTTGTTTTCTACTttagaagggaaagggaaaggaaagaaaaggaaaagaaaggaaaagaaaaggggcacctgggtggctcagtgggttgagcatcggactcctgatttgggctcaggtcatgatctcacagtttgtgagatccagccctgcgctgggctctgcactaacagtgcccctccctctctgtctctctctcaaaataagtaaataaacatttaaaaaacatctaaaatattaaacattaaaaaaccatttaaacattttaaaaaaaacggAAAAGAGAACAGACCTAACAGAAGGCTTTTTAGCCCTCTATCCTATTTTGCTTGATTGAGGAATGAGAGGTATTAGGGCCAGGCAAGCAGGGCAAGAAATTAAAATTGCTGCCACGGGCAGAGTCAGGTGCTTCCCAGAGGTGGTGGTCCTGAACGTTCTTAAGAGGAGCTAACCAGGTCAGGAAAGTACTGCTGTGCAATGGGACCAGCACATCGGAGGCTGCCCTAGAAGCCACACCGGAGAAAAAACTCCggtaaacaaagcaaaataaacatgGAGTAGAGAGTTTAGTGTTtataaaaatctgaaattaagATGACTCAATTATCCAACATATGATTAAAACACTT is a window encoding:
- the LOC125161835 gene encoding E3 ubiquitin-protein ligase RNF103 isoform X1, with the protein product MWLKLFFLLLYFLVLFVLARFFEAIVWYETGIFATQLVDPVALSFKKLKTILECRGLGYSGLPEKKDVRELVEKSGDLMEGELYSALKEEEASESVSSTNFSGEMHFYELVEDTKDGIWLVQVIANDRSPLVGKIHWEKMVKKVSRFGIRTGTFNCSSDPRYCRRRGWLRSTLIMSVPQTSTSKGKVMLKEYSGRKIEVEHIFKWITAHAASRIKTIYNAEHLKEEWNKSDRYWVKIYLFANLDQPPAFFSALSIKFTGRVEFIFVNVENWDNKSFMTDIGVYNMPSYILRTPEGIYRYGNHTGEFISLQAMDSFLRSLQPEVNDLFVLSLVLVNLMAWMDLFITQGATIKRFVVLISTLGTYNSLLIISWLPVLGFLQLPYLDSFYEYSLKLLRYSNTTTLASWVRADWMFYSSHPALFLSTYLGHGLLIDYFEKKRRRNSNNDEVNANNLEWLSSLWDWYTSYLFHPIASFQNFPIESDWDEDPDLFLERLAFPDLWLHPLIPTDYIKNLPMWRFKCLGVQSEEEMSEGSQDIENDSDSESTDTFSSEKEVFEDKQSIVHNSPGRASHCDAEACSCANKYCQTSPYEKKGRSYGLYNANEDMEPDWLTWPADMLHCTECVVCLENFENGCLLMGLPCGHVFHQNCIVMWLAGGRHCCPVCRWPSYKKKQPYAQHQPLSNDVPS